From one Desulfuromonas thiophila genomic stretch:
- the lpxB gene encoding lipid-A-disaccharide synthase: MSSMPSPFPYGASPQLSLATDPDCRRVLLVAGEASGDLLGAHLAQALLRQDSRLQLYGLGGERMAAAGCRLLAPASALSVMGLVEVVRHLPRILAVFRLLTGALRGPLRPDLVILIDSPDFNLPLATRARRAGVPVLYYVSPQVWAWRAGRVRRIARDVAKLAAILPFEPACYQGLPLDVRYVGHPLLDEVDRAGAEPPLPAAAWPERTTAWPLIGLFPGSRPTELAFSVPLLLETARRLRQIYPTAAFIVPLAPGLAAAPLRQAITAAGLPIRLTDASVYAVARSCTLVLAVSGTVTLQVALMETPLILFYRTAPLSYALGRLLVRIRHFGLPNIIAGRRLVPELLQHEASPERLVAEARRLLDQPALVRQLRDELRGLRQQMGTPGCAERVAAMAFELLGQRP; encoded by the coding sequence ATGTCTTCCATGCCGTCCCCATTCCCTTATGGCGCCAGTCCGCAGCTGAGTCTTGCCACCGATCCCGACTGTCGCCGGGTGTTGCTGGTGGCTGGTGAGGCGTCTGGCGATCTGCTCGGTGCCCATCTGGCCCAGGCCCTGCTGCGCCAGGATTCACGGCTGCAGCTCTATGGTCTGGGCGGTGAACGCATGGCGGCGGCCGGCTGCCGCTTGCTGGCACCGGCCAGCGCTTTGTCGGTCATGGGGCTGGTGGAGGTGGTGCGTCATCTGCCGCGGATTCTGGCGGTGTTCCGCCTGCTGACCGGGGCTTTGCGCGGTCCGCTGCGACCTGATCTGGTGATTCTGATCGATTCGCCGGATTTCAATCTGCCTCTGGCGACACGGGCGCGCCGCGCCGGTGTGCCGGTACTGTATTACGTCAGTCCCCAGGTCTGGGCCTGGCGCGCCGGCCGGGTCAGACGCATTGCCCGTGATGTTGCCAAACTGGCAGCCATTCTGCCTTTTGAACCCGCCTGCTATCAGGGCTTGCCTCTTGATGTGCGTTATGTCGGCCATCCTTTGCTGGATGAGGTCGATCGTGCCGGCGCCGAACCACCGCTGCCGGCGGCAGCCTGGCCGGAACGGACCACTGCCTGGCCGCTCATCGGACTGTTTCCCGGCAGCCGGCCGACGGAGCTGGCCTTTTCCGTGCCGCTGCTGCTGGAAACCGCCCGTCGTCTGCGCCAGATTTATCCGACAGCTGCGTTTATTGTTCCGCTGGCCCCCGGTCTGGCGGCCGCACCCCTGCGCCAGGCTATCACCGCCGCTGGTCTGCCGATTCGCCTGACCGACGCCAGTGTCTACGCTGTCGCGCGGTCGTGCACGCTGGTGCTGGCGGTGTCCGGTACCGTCACCCTGCAGGTGGCGCTGATGGAGACGCCTTTGATTCTGTTCTATCGCACGGCACCGCTGTCCTATGCTCTGGGCCGCCTGCTGGTGCGTATCCGCCATTTCGGCCTGCCCAATATCATTGCCGGTCGCCGGCTGGTGCCGGAGCTGCTACAGCATGAGGCCAGCCCTGAGCGGCTGGTGGCCGAGGCGCGGCGTCTGCTTGATCAGCCGGCCCTGGTTCGACAGCTGCGTGATGAACTGCGTGGTCTGCGTCAGCAGATGGGCACACCCGGTTGTGCCGAGCGGGTGGCCGCCATGGCCTTCGAATTGCTGGGACAGCGGCCATGA
- a CDS encoding lysophospholipid acyltransferase family protein, which produces MKAVVNRLLLWLAPPLAAVLIRCIHYTSRCTVEGADQLERLWRQGHYAILSSWHDQLLLLVRGYGGQARILISPSFDGELIARTMACFGHQAVRGSSSRGGRAAFRQLLQLARQPGELVITPDGPRGPRHQIKEGVVQLARLSRRPVVPLALACNRGHRFASWDRFLLPYPFGRLVYVYGEPLWCAADEPPQVFHARLTAAMAAASQRARQILEAQGVSAV; this is translated from the coding sequence ATGAAGGCGGTTGTCAACCGCCTGCTGTTATGGCTGGCGCCACCGCTGGCGGCTGTGCTGATTCGCTGTATTCATTACACCAGCCGCTGTACCGTGGAGGGCGCTGACCAGCTGGAGCGCCTGTGGCGCCAGGGCCACTACGCCATTTTGTCGTCCTGGCACGACCAGCTGTTACTGCTGGTGCGGGGCTATGGCGGTCAGGCCCGGATCCTGATCAGTCCGTCCTTCGATGGTGAACTCATTGCCCGCACCATGGCCTGTTTTGGCCATCAGGCGGTGCGCGGTTCGTCCAGTCGGGGCGGCCGGGCGGCGTTTCGCCAGTTGCTGCAGCTGGCGCGGCAGCCCGGTGAACTGGTGATCACGCCCGATGGCCCGCGCGGTCCGCGTCATCAGATCAAGGAAGGCGTCGTGCAGTTGGCACGGTTGTCCCGTCGGCCGGTGGTGCCGCTGGCGCTGGCCTGCAACCGGGGGCATCGCTTTGCCTCCTGGGATCGTTTTTTGCTGCCGTATCCCTTTGGCCGGCTGGTCTATGTTTATGGTGAACCGCTCTGGTGCGCTGCCGACGAGCCGCCGCAGGTGTTTCATGCCCGGCTGACGGCCGCGATGGCGGCGGCCAGCCAACGGGCCCGGCAGATTCTGGAGGCTCAGGGTGTATCTGCTGTATGA
- the msbA gene encoding lipid A export permease/ATP-binding protein MsbA — translation MKPPVLQVYRRLLTYSRPYARRIVVAMLASLGVAATDVGVAKLVQPLVDEVLVRRELWLVNLVPLIVIGLALLKGLSRYVQEYFIKTAGQLVVQDLRNDLYRHCLRQSLGFYSQTPAGALVSRVVNDVGMLQKSAADELVAMVREGLTLVGLVGLLFYNDWRLALVAFVVLPVALVPASHIGRRIKKYVHKSLSNMGNLTGILHEAFSGIKVVKAFTGEETERRKFEDENLRYYQRLVKVIRYDSATAPLVELLASFGAAGVLWYGIHRVMNGAISQGELFSFVTAMGMMYGPMKRLIKTNNVIQKAVGAAERVFEMLDQAPGLVDAPDALTLAPVRGQVCFERVWFAYQGEDWVLRDFSLVVPPGRVVALVGASGAGKSTLIALLARFYAPQRGRILIDGCDIAGLTQTSLRAQMALVDQETFLFHDSLRNNIRYGRPQATDAEVEEAARQAYADEFIRQLPEGYDTPIGDRGVRLSGGQRQRVCIARAILRDAPILLLDEATSALDSESEAVVQQALVNLMRGRTTFVIAHRLSTIRHADEILLLEDGQLLERGRHDQLLAARGAYHRLYSLQFHDQVAP, via the coding sequence ATGAAGCCGCCGGTCCTGCAGGTCTATCGCCGGCTGCTGACCTACTCGCGACCCTACGCCCGCCGGATCGTTGTGGCCATGCTGGCTTCGCTGGGCGTGGCGGCGACGGATGTTGGTGTCGCCAAGCTGGTGCAGCCGCTGGTCGACGAGGTGCTGGTGCGGCGCGAGCTGTGGCTGGTCAACCTGGTGCCACTGATCGTCATCGGCCTGGCCCTGCTCAAGGGCCTGTCCCGTTATGTGCAGGAATACTTCATCAAGACCGCTGGCCAGCTGGTGGTGCAGGATCTGCGCAACGATCTCTATCGTCATTGCCTGCGCCAGTCGCTTGGCTTCTACAGCCAGACGCCGGCCGGTGCCCTGGTGTCGCGTGTGGTCAACGATGTCGGCATGCTGCAGAAGTCGGCTGCCGATGAACTGGTGGCCATGGTGCGCGAGGGCCTGACCCTGGTTGGTCTGGTGGGTCTGCTGTTCTACAATGACTGGCGCCTGGCGCTGGTGGCCTTTGTGGTGTTGCCGGTGGCACTGGTGCCGGCCAGCCATATCGGGCGGCGCATCAAGAAGTATGTCCACAAAAGCCTCTCCAACATGGGCAATTTGACCGGAATCCTGCACGAGGCCTTCAGTGGCATCAAGGTGGTCAAAGCCTTTACCGGCGAGGAGACCGAGCGGCGCAAGTTTGAGGATGAAAATCTGCGTTATTATCAGCGGCTGGTCAAGGTGATCCGTTACGATTCGGCCACCGCGCCGTTGGTGGAGTTGCTGGCCTCTTTTGGCGCCGCTGGCGTGCTCTGGTATGGTATTCATCGGGTGATGAACGGCGCCATCAGCCAGGGCGAGCTGTTTTCCTTTGTAACCGCCATGGGCATGATGTACGGCCCGATGAAGCGCCTGATCAAGACCAATAACGTTATCCAGAAGGCTGTCGGCGCTGCCGAGCGGGTGTTTGAAATGCTCGATCAGGCGCCCGGTCTGGTTGATGCCCCTGACGCGCTGACGCTGGCGCCGGTGCGTGGCCAGGTCTGCTTTGAACGGGTCTGGTTCGCCTATCAGGGCGAGGACTGGGTGTTGCGCGATTTCAGTCTGGTCGTGCCGCCGGGTCGGGTGGTGGCACTGGTTGGCGCCAGTGGTGCCGGCAAGTCGACCCTGATCGCGCTGCTGGCCCGTTTCTACGCCCCGCAGCGCGGCCGCATTCTGATTGATGGCTGCGACATCGCCGGGCTGACCCAGACCAGTCTGCGGGCCCAGATGGCGCTGGTGGATCAGGAAACCTTTCTGTTTCACGACAGTCTGCGCAACAACATCCGCTATGGCCGGCCGCAGGCGACTGATGCCGAGGTGGAGGAGGCGGCCCGGCAGGCCTATGCCGATGAGTTCATTCGTCAGCTGCCCGAGGGCTACGACACCCCGATCGGTGACCGGGGCGTGCGTCTGTCCGGCGGCCAACGCCAGCGCGTCTGTATTGCCCGCGCGATTTTGCGCGACGCCCCGATCCTGTTGCTTGACGAGGCTACCAGCGCCCTCGACAGCGAAAGCGAAGCGGTGGTGCAACAGGCGCTGGTCAACCTGATGCGGGGCCGCACCACCTTTGTGATCGCCCATCGGCTGTCGACCATTCGCCATGCCGACGAGATTCTGCTGCTCGAAGACGGCCAGCTGCTTGAGCGTGGCCGCCACGACCAGCTGCTGGCGGCGAGGGGCGCCTATCACCGGCTCTACAGTTTGCAGTTTCATGACCAGGTGGCGCCATGA
- a CDS encoding 3-deoxy-D-manno-octulosonic acid transferase has translation MYLLYDLLVSLTLLLLAPGYLVLGWLRRKPRQGLAQRLGCFPADHFAALRGRPVIWIHAVSVGETRAAVPLIRHLRQRWPRAALVLSSVTETGHQIAGGIAEVDARLYFPVDSGLVIRRVLDRVQPDLVLIVETELWPQFIRQCHLRRIPLALVNGRISDRSFPRYHAVRRLLRPLLSQIACFCMQSAIDAERIARLGAPAERILTTGNLKFDPAGACLPDQDDAALRVQFGLAPQVRVLVAGSTHEGEEEAVLSAFRQLRQRGHELLLILVPRHPHRCRALADLLDKNGLPWRLRSAAPAEPLGAGAVLLVDSIGEMLHFYALAELVFVGGSLVPVGGHNLLEAALLQKAALHGPHMHNFREIAAWIGQAQGFGLVQDVADLTAQLDHLLRDPERCRRSGTQAWQLLQRHAGASARTLEALQPLLQRRGIDS, from the coding sequence GTGTATCTGCTGTATGATCTGCTTGTCAGCCTGACGCTGTTGCTGCTGGCACCCGGCTATCTGGTGCTGGGCTGGTTGCGTCGCAAGCCGCGCCAGGGTCTGGCCCAGCGTCTGGGATGCTTTCCGGCGGATCATTTTGCCGCCCTGCGCGGTCGGCCGGTAATCTGGATTCACGCGGTATCGGTTGGCGAGACCCGTGCTGCCGTACCGCTCATTCGCCACTTGCGGCAGCGCTGGCCACGGGCTGCGCTGGTGCTGTCCAGTGTCACCGAAACCGGTCACCAGATTGCCGGCGGCATTGCCGAGGTGGACGCGCGGCTGTATTTCCCGGTCGATAGCGGCCTGGTGATCCGCCGGGTGCTCGACCGGGTGCAACCTGACCTGGTGCTGATTGTTGAAACCGAGCTGTGGCCGCAGTTCATTCGGCAGTGCCATTTGCGACGGATTCCGCTGGCGCTGGTCAATGGTCGCATCTCCGATCGCTCGTTCCCGCGCTACCATGCCGTGCGCCGCCTGCTACGGCCGTTGTTGAGCCAGATCGCCTGTTTCTGTATGCAGTCCGCCATTGACGCCGAGCGTATTGCCCGCCTGGGCGCGCCGGCCGAACGCATTCTGACCACGGGCAATCTCAAATTCGATCCCGCTGGTGCCTGCCTGCCCGACCAGGATGACGCCGCTTTGCGGGTGCAGTTCGGACTGGCGCCGCAGGTACGGGTGCTGGTGGCTGGCAGCACCCACGAGGGCGAAGAGGAGGCGGTACTGAGCGCTTTCCGCCAGCTGCGCCAGCGCGGCCACGAGCTGCTGTTGATTCTGGTGCCGCGCCATCCGCACCGTTGCCGTGCCCTGGCCGACCTGCTCGACAAAAACGGCCTGCCCTGGCGGTTGCGTTCGGCCGCGCCAGCCGAGCCTTTGGGCGCTGGCGCCGTGCTGCTGGTGGACAGCATTGGCGAGATGCTGCACTTTTATGCCCTGGCCGAACTGGTGTTTGTCGGTGGCAGCCTGGTGCCGGTTGGCGGGCATAATCTGTTGGAGGCGGCGCTGCTGCAAAAGGCAGCCCTGCACGGCCCGCACATGCACAATTTTCGGGAGATCGCCGCCTGGATCGGTCAGGCCCAGGGATTCGGTCTGGTGCAGGACGTGGCCGATCTGACGGCGCAGCTTGACCATCTGTTGCGTGACCCCGAACGTTGCCGCCGCAGCGGTACCCAGGCTTGGCAGTTGCTGCAGCGTCACGCTGGCGCCAGTGCCCGTACCCTTGAGGCGTTGCAGCCGCTGCTGCAGCGGCGCGGAATCGACTCATGA
- the waaF gene encoding lipopolysaccharide heptosyltransferase II: MKPAFAALQPRHLLVRQTNWIGDAVMTTPALAALRAHFPHSRIVVLANPLVAELFVHHPHVDAVLRYEKQGCHGGVAGLWRLGRELRPQGFEAALLLQNAFEAALIARLAGIPWRAGYRTDGRGLLLSHGVARTAADKRRHHTDYYLELLRRLGLNAPAAPLLLACTSAEQDAARTLLAGQRPVAINPGAAYGSAKRWLPERFAAVADALADRYGVPIVLTGGPNEQAIGADIAAAMRFPVQNLIGRTSVRQLMALLQQCRLLVTNDSGPMHVAAAFGVPLVAVFGSTDHRTTSPLAANVRIVRQAVDCAPCLRRQCPTDHRCMTAISADMVVAAAGELLDGLSAEGAA, encoded by the coding sequence GTGAAACCGGCCTTTGCCGCCTTGCAGCCGCGTCATTTGCTGGTACGGCAGACCAATTGGATTGGCGATGCGGTCATGACCACGCCGGCGCTGGCGGCGCTGCGGGCCCATTTCCCGCACAGCCGCATCGTGGTGCTGGCCAATCCGCTGGTGGCGGAGCTGTTTGTTCACCATCCCCATGTGGATGCGGTACTGCGCTACGAGAAACAGGGCTGTCATGGCGGGGTCGCCGGTCTGTGGCGCCTGGGTCGCGAATTGCGCCCGCAGGGGTTTGAAGCCGCCCTGCTGCTGCAGAATGCCTTTGAGGCGGCGCTTATCGCCCGCCTGGCCGGCATTCCCTGGCGGGCCGGTTATCGCACCGATGGCCGTGGCCTGTTGCTCAGCCATGGCGTAGCACGGACGGCGGCGGATAAAAGACGCCACCATACCGACTATTATCTGGAATTGCTGCGTCGCTTGGGGCTAAACGCGCCGGCCGCGCCGTTGCTGCTGGCGTGTACCTCGGCCGAACAGGACGCGGCGCGTACCCTGCTGGCGGGCCAGCGGCCTGTTGCCATTAATCCGGGAGCGGCCTACGGTAGCGCCAAACGCTGGTTGCCGGAACGCTTCGCCGCCGTGGCCGATGCCCTGGCCGACCGCTACGGTGTGCCCATTGTGCTGACCGGCGGGCCGAACGAACAGGCCATCGGGGCGGACATTGCCGCTGCCATGCGTTTCCCGGTGCAGAATCTCATCGGCCGCACCAGCGTGCGTCAGTTGATGGCGTTGCTGCAGCAGTGTCGTCTGTTGGTGACCAACGATTCCGGTCCGATGCATGTGGCGGCGGCCTTTGGGGTGCCCTTGGTAGCGGTGTTCGGCTCCACCGATCACCGCACCACCTCGCCACTGGCGGCCAATGTGCGCATCGTGCGCCAGGCGGTGGATTGCGCTCCCTGTCTCAGGCGGCAGTGTCCGACGGATCATCGCTGTATGACAGCCATCAGCGCTGACATGGTCGTGGCCGCCGCCGGCGAGTTGCTCGATGGTCTCAGTGCTGAGGGAGCCGCGTGA
- the fabZ gene encoding 3-hydroxyacyl-ACP dehydratase FabZ, translated as MYLTTTEIMQRLPHRYPFLLVDAIESYDPAEGCIVGIKNVTINEPFFQGHFPGHPIMPGVLIIEAMAQVGGLFATLSDAIGGDKVTYFTGIDGARFRRPVRPGDVLRMSLKLLRCRRGIYQFQGEARVGEALVAEAELKATFADKEG; from the coding sequence ATGTACCTGACGACAACCGAAATTATGCAACGTCTGCCGCACCGCTACCCGTTTCTGCTGGTCGATGCCATCGAAAGCTATGACCCGGCCGAGGGCTGCATTGTTGGCATCAAGAATGTGACCATCAATGAACCCTTTTTCCAAGGGCATTTCCCTGGTCACCCGATCATGCCCGGTGTGCTGATTATCGAGGCCATGGCCCAGGTCGGCGGCCTGTTTGCTACCTTAAGCGACGCCATTGGCGGCGACAAGGTGACCTATTTCACCGGTATCGACGGTGCCCGTTTCCGCCGGCCGGTGCGGCCCGGTGATGTGCTGCGCATGTCCCTGAAGCTGCTGCGCTGCCGCCGGGGCATCTATCAGTTCCAGGGTGAGGCCCGGGTGGGTGAAGCCCTGGTGGCCGAGGCCGAACTCAAGGCTACCTTTGCCGACAAGGAAGGTTGA
- the lpxA gene encoding acyl-ACP--UDP-N-acetylglucosamine O-acyltransferase yields MAIHPTAIIEPGAKLAADVEIGPYSLIRKDVVIGSGCWIGPHVVIEGYTEIGRDNRIFQFASVGAEPQDLKFHGEISTLKIGDRNTIRESVTIHRGTEDGGGETRIGNDNLLMAYSHVAHDCRIGDHVILANAATLAGHVTVEDHAILGGMSAVHQFTRIGCHVMVSGGSMVAQDLVPYVIAQGDRATVVGLNLVGLKRRGFDESTLAALKKAYKLLFRSSLRQEEALEAILQQDTDCTDQVRHLVDFVRASVRGIAR; encoded by the coding sequence ATGGCGATACATCCGACAGCAATCATCGAGCCTGGAGCGAAGCTGGCGGCCGATGTCGAAATCGGTCCTTACAGTCTGATCCGCAAGGATGTGGTCATTGGCTCCGGCTGCTGGATCGGGCCGCATGTGGTCATCGAGGGCTATACCGAGATCGGTCGCGACAACCGCATCTTTCAGTTTGCCTCGGTTGGTGCCGAGCCTCAGGATCTGAAGTTTCACGGCGAGATCAGCACCCTGAAGATCGGCGATCGCAACACCATCCGTGAATCGGTCACCATTCACCGTGGCACCGAGGATGGCGGCGGTGAGACCCGTATCGGTAACGACAACCTGCTGATGGCCTATAGCCATGTGGCGCATGATTGCCGTATCGGTGATCATGTGATTCTGGCCAATGCCGCCACCCTGGCCGGCCATGTCACCGTTGAGGATCATGCCATCCTCGGTGGCATGTCGGCGGTTCACCAGTTTACCCGCATCGGCTGTCATGTGATGGTCAGCGGCGGTTCGATGGTGGCGCAGGACCTGGTGCCCTATGTCATTGCGCAGGGCGACCGCGCCACGGTGGTGGGATTGAATCTGGTGGGGCTCAAGCGGCGCGGCTTTGATGAGTCAACCCTGGCAGCCCTGAAAAAGGCCTATAAGCTGCTGTTCCGCTCCAGTTTGCGGCAGGAGGAGGCTCTTGAAGCCATCCTGCAGCAGGATACCGACTGCACCGATCAGGTGCGCCATCTGGTGGATTTTGTCCGCGCCAGTGTGCGTGGCATTGCCCGCTGA
- the lpxD gene encoding UDP-3-O-(3-hydroxymyristoyl)glucosamine N-acyltransferase: MVTLAQLAEWVGGRVVGDDQLRIAALAPLDQAGPGTITFLANPKYLPALRTTRASAVIIDKPLERADLAYLVCDNPYLAFAKVLTRLHVRPPAPLGVLPGASLAPTAELGEQVTVHPGAVIGERVRLGDGCLIHPNVVLYADVQIGPGCVLHAGVVIREGCRLGARVIVGPNAVIGNDGFGFAPEDGGYYKIPQVGIVEIGDDVEIGACACIDRATFGVTRVGRGCKIDNLVQIGHNVTVGEDTVMAAQAGVAGSTRVGRHCTFGGQSGTAGHIRVGDNLTLAGRGGIVGNIAGDQVVSGVPAIPHRDWLKASAAFAQLPQMRRELADLRRQLAALQQGLTVSDK; this comes from the coding sequence ATGGTAACACTGGCACAGCTGGCCGAATGGGTCGGCGGCCGGGTGGTGGGGGACGACCAGCTCCGGATTGCGGCGCTGGCGCCCCTTGACCAGGCCGGTCCCGGCACCATTACCTTTCTGGCCAATCCGAAGTACCTGCCGGCCCTCAGAACGACGCGCGCCTCGGCGGTGATCATCGATAAACCGCTGGAGCGCGCCGATCTGGCCTATCTGGTGTGTGACAATCCTTATCTGGCCTTCGCCAAGGTGCTCACCCGCCTGCATGTCCGGCCGCCGGCGCCTCTCGGGGTGCTGCCCGGTGCGTCGCTGGCGCCGACAGCGGAGCTGGGCGAACAGGTCACCGTTCATCCCGGCGCGGTGATTGGCGAACGGGTACGTCTTGGCGACGGCTGCCTGATTCACCCCAACGTGGTGCTTTATGCCGATGTTCAGATCGGTCCCGGCTGCGTGCTGCACGCCGGCGTGGTGATCCGTGAAGGCTGCCGCCTCGGTGCCCGCGTCATTGTTGGGCCCAACGCTGTCATTGGCAATGACGGCTTCGGTTTCGCGCCCGAGGACGGGGGTTATTACAAGATTCCCCAGGTCGGAATCGTTGAAATTGGTGACGATGTTGAAATCGGCGCCTGCGCCTGTATAGATCGCGCCACCTTCGGTGTGACCCGTGTCGGCCGAGGCTGCAAGATCGATAATCTGGTGCAGATTGGCCACAATGTCACGGTGGGCGAGGATACGGTGATGGCTGCCCAGGCCGGTGTCGCCGGCAGCACCCGCGTCGGCCGGCATTGCACCTTTGGTGGCCAGTCCGGCACCGCTGGCCATATCCGCGTTGGCGACAACCTGACCCTGGCCGGTCGGGGCGGTATCGTCGGCAACATTGCCGGTGACCAAGTGGTGTCGGGTGTCCCGGCCATTCCGCACCGCGATTGGCTCAAGGCCAGCGCGGCCTTCGCCCAGCTGCCGCAGATGCGGCGCGAACTGGCCGATCTGCGCAGACAGCTGGCGGCACTGCAGCAGGGTCTGACCGTATCGGATAAGTGA
- a CDS encoding Trm112 family protein has translation MELETMIDLLVCPRCHGGLQLQGQPPQQLLCHACRLAYPVREGIALLLVEEAQPLPAEAR, from the coding sequence ATGGAACTGGAGACGATGATCGATCTGTTGGTATGTCCCCGCTGTCATGGAGGCTTGCAGTTGCAGGGCCAGCCGCCGCAGCAACTGCTGTGTCACGCCTGCCGGCTGGCCTATCCGGTGCGCGAGGGGATTGCGTTGCTGCTTGTTGAGGAAGCGCAGCCCCTGCCGGCGGAGGCGCGGTGA
- a CDS encoding OmpH family outer membrane protein produces the protein MKTLLSLATLLLLLATAAGAADLKLGYVDLQKALSVSEAGKVAKAKIESEIAAIEDQVQQRQSDLSALQESLKKQAALLAEEARRDKELEFQQQVKDYQRYVKDKQDEMRGKEAAYTQQILRDLGAQVVELCKKEKISMMMEKSQLVYASEALDFTDKLIEAYNRAYKDGHKK, from the coding sequence ATGAAAACCCTGCTCAGTCTGGCAACCCTGCTGCTGCTGTTGGCCACTGCCGCCGGCGCCGCCGATCTCAAGCTCGGCTATGTCGATCTGCAGAAGGCCCTGTCGGTGTCGGAAGCCGGCAAGGTGGCCAAAGCCAAGATCGAAAGCGAGATCGCTGCCATTGAGGATCAGGTACAGCAGCGCCAGAGTGATCTGTCGGCTTTGCAGGAATCGCTCAAGAAGCAGGCAGCCCTGCTGGCAGAGGAGGCCCGCCGCGACAAGGAACTCGAATTCCAGCAGCAGGTGAAGGACTATCAGCGCTACGTCAAGGACAAGCAGGATGAGATGCGTGGCAAGGAAGCGGCCTACACCCAGCAGATCCTGCGTGATCTTGGTGCCCAAGTGGTCGAGCTGTGCAAGAAGGAGAAGATCAGCATGATGATGGAGAAGAGTCAGCTGGTTTACGCCAGCGAAGCTCTCGACTTCACCGACAAGCTTATTGAAGCCTATAACCGCGCCTACAAGGACGGTCACAAGAAATAG
- the lpxK gene encoding tetraacyldisaccharide 4'-kinase, protein MKPLLECGCRRMLLEGPTTPAEAALLAVLAPLGRIYGGLMALRRWVYAQGLLPQVTPSVPLISVGNLLAGGTGKTPLVSYLVDLLQRHGYRVAVLSRGYGASGLRRDSVRLVCAGNGPLLTAEQAGDEPYLLARRHPAAVVVSAPRRSAGLRCALAQGPIDLVLLDDGFQHLALRRDLDLVLLDARRPLATGRVLPAGLLREAPAALRHADLLLLTRCPLPLPPPLALLPERPQVRFGQQLASHMQDLAGACRPLHDCRGGRVVAFAGIAAPEDFFAALRQQGIVPAATLALADHSRYDRAQLERIQALAAGADWLLTTEKDAVKLRATDFDRPCYAVPLELVCYDEALLAAPLLTLAEAGRHPTGC, encoded by the coding sequence ATGAAGCCGCTGCTTGAGTGCGGCTGCCGCCGAATGCTGCTGGAGGGGCCGACGACGCCAGCCGAAGCCGCTCTGTTGGCGGTGCTGGCTCCGCTGGGGCGAATCTATGGTGGGCTGATGGCGCTGCGCCGCTGGGTCTATGCCCAGGGTTTGCTGCCGCAGGTGACGCCGTCGGTGCCGCTGATTTCTGTCGGCAATCTGCTGGCGGGTGGAACCGGCAAGACACCGCTGGTCAGCTATCTGGTCGATCTGCTGCAGCGACACGGCTACCGGGTCGCCGTGCTCAGTCGCGGTTATGGCGCGAGCGGCCTGCGGCGCGACAGTGTGCGGCTGGTTTGTGCCGGTAACGGCCCGTTGCTCACGGCCGAACAGGCCGGTGACGAACCCTACCTGCTGGCTCGCCGCCATCCGGCCGCGGTGGTGGTCAGTGCGCCACGCCGCAGCGCCGGTTTGCGCTGCGCCCTGGCACAGGGCCCCATCGACCTGGTGCTGCTCGATGACGGTTTTCAGCATCTGGCCCTGCGGCGCGACCTTGATCTGGTGCTGCTCGATGCCCGGCGGCCACTGGCCACTGGCCGGGTGTTGCCGGCCGGTTTGCTGCGCGAGGCGCCGGCGGCCCTGCGCCATGCCGATCTTTTGCTGCTGACGCGCTGTCCTCTGCCATTGCCGCCACCGTTGGCGCTTCTGCCTGAGCGACCCCAGGTGCGCTTTGGCCAGCAGCTGGCGTCGCACATGCAGGATCTGGCCGGTGCCTGCCGGCCGCTGCACGACTGTCGGGGGGGCCGCGTGGTGGCTTTCGCCGGCATTGCCGCGCCGGAGGATTTTTTTGCTGCCCTGCGCCAGCAGGGTATCGTGCCGGCTGCTACCCTGGCTTTGGCTGACCACAGCCGATACGATAGGGCCCAACTGGAACGCATTCAGGCCCTGGCCGCTGGTGCCGACTGGCTGTTGACCACCGAAAAGGATGCCGTCAAGCTGCGTGCCACCGATTTTGACCGACCCTGCTATGCGGTTCCCTTGGAGCTGGTCTGTTACGATGAAGCGCTGCTGGCCGCGCCCTTGCTGACCCTGGCTGAGGCGGGCCGCCACCCAACAGGCTGTTGA